From Curtobacterium sp. SGAir0471, the proteins below share one genomic window:
- a CDS encoding SNF2-related protein, translating into MAPGSVVLVRDAEWLVLSTAPTGSGLLVTAQGLSELVRDTTATFYSDLDDIEPLDPAQAKVEADESSGYRRAKLWLEATLRKTPVPLHEDALTVSTQMLADPLDYQRAAVRKALDRDNLRPRILIADAVGLGKTIEIGMILSELVRRGRGERILIVTPKHVLEQMQQEMWTKFALPFVRLDSLGIQRVRQKLPATRNPFSMYKRAIISVDTLKQSQYRSHLEKQRWDAVVIDEAHNVMNNTTLNGELASRLAPQTDALILASATPHNGKKDSFARLVRLLDPTAVTPDGDLIEDEVKRLIIRRHRHSPAVAMEVGADWMERQEPNNVLVAPSPAEAAIAKELSTVWLHPQGGRTPYSGENASLFPWTLAKAFLSSPSALDESVRERLKRLRKGDAVSEVRREIDALERLEQLTVTALNSSSAKYDALLQHAKDIGVGPKSEERLVVFSERVATLHWLRQKLAKDLKLSDKQIRVMHGGLTDQEQQELVDSFKQSASPIRVLITGDVASEGVNLHSQCHELVHFDIPWSLIRIEQRNGRIDRYGQRHAPRITTLLLDVDDDEFSGDVRVLTKLLERETEAHTALGDVASLMGEYSAAAEESAIRDVLLRKRSFDDAVPTVEATLEEGDDITRLMAELAAEQADESNRDPAHKAEHEPTTPGHHDKADIGTGLFSDLVSFLDTALAERFTTPTADARHGGVAWSRTNAVAQLEPTADLRQRLEVLPQTYLRDRRVTERLLLATTPIQGKAEVVNAVNDKSSPSTWPHAHFLGPLHPVLDWAADSALSRLGRNRVYAVRGAVDHPVVVVHATLTNRAGQVVAGSFLTVDFPDIAEHSFHFTQPHADARSALAHVGFTSEIKTNAGAVDAAPLQHLIPVAVEAARNQAVQQMEATADDIRRRVHEWAARIDDWQGAAAEQAQLRGLREHRDRVDDESKLVDRMTPNQHFVRPLLVVVPQDSPAAPEHPGSEH; encoded by the coding sequence GTGGCTCCCGGAAGCGTCGTCCTCGTCCGCGACGCCGAGTGGCTCGTACTCTCGACCGCGCCGACCGGCTCCGGTCTCCTCGTCACCGCGCAGGGCTTGTCCGAGCTCGTGCGCGACACCACCGCGACGTTCTACAGCGACCTCGACGACATCGAGCCACTCGACCCCGCTCAGGCGAAGGTCGAAGCAGACGAGTCGTCCGGCTACCGTCGTGCGAAGCTCTGGCTCGAGGCGACGCTGCGGAAGACCCCGGTCCCGCTGCACGAGGACGCTCTGACCGTCAGCACGCAGATGCTCGCAGACCCGCTCGACTACCAGCGCGCGGCGGTCCGCAAGGCCCTCGACCGCGACAACCTCCGTCCCCGCATCCTGATCGCGGACGCCGTCGGCCTCGGCAAGACGATCGAGATCGGGATGATCCTCTCCGAGCTCGTCCGTCGAGGTCGGGGCGAGCGCATCCTCATCGTGACGCCGAAGCACGTCCTCGAGCAGATGCAACAGGAGATGTGGACGAAGTTCGCCCTCCCCTTCGTCCGCCTCGACTCGCTCGGCATTCAGCGCGTGCGACAGAAGCTCCCCGCGACCCGCAACCCGTTCAGCATGTACAAGCGCGCGATCATCTCGGTCGACACGCTGAAGCAGAGTCAGTACCGCAGCCACCTCGAGAAGCAGCGCTGGGACGCCGTCGTCATCGACGAAGCACACAACGTCATGAACAACACGACGTTGAACGGCGAGCTCGCGTCGCGCCTGGCCCCGCAGACGGACGCGCTCATCCTCGCGTCCGCGACGCCGCACAACGGCAAGAAGGACTCGTTCGCACGGCTCGTGCGCCTGCTCGACCCGACCGCGGTCACCCCCGACGGTGACCTGATCGAGGACGAGGTGAAGCGGCTCATCATCCGCCGACACCGGCACAGTCCGGCCGTCGCGATGGAGGTCGGCGCCGACTGGATGGAACGTCAGGAGCCGAACAACGTCCTGGTGGCGCCGTCTCCGGCGGAGGCGGCGATCGCCAAGGAGCTCTCCACGGTGTGGCTCCACCCGCAGGGCGGGCGAACCCCGTACTCGGGCGAGAACGCGTCGCTGTTCCCCTGGACCCTCGCGAAGGCCTTCCTGTCGTCGCCGAGCGCCCTCGACGAATCGGTTCGCGAGCGCCTGAAGCGGCTCCGCAAGGGCGACGCCGTCAGCGAAGTCCGGCGAGAGATCGACGCGCTCGAGCGACTCGAACAGCTCACCGTCACCGCGCTGAACTCCAGCTCCGCGAAGTACGACGCCCTGCTTCAGCACGCGAAGGACATCGGCGTCGGCCCAAAGTCCGAGGAACGCCTGGTGGTGTTCTCCGAGCGGGTCGCGACCCTCCACTGGCTCCGGCAGAAGCTCGCGAAGGACCTCAAGCTGTCGGACAAGCAGATCCGGGTGATGCACGGCGGGCTGACCGACCAGGAGCAGCAGGAGCTAGTGGACAGCTTCAAGCAGTCCGCCTCCCCCATACGCGTGTTGATCACCGGCGACGTCGCGAGCGAGGGGGTGAACCTCCACTCCCAGTGCCACGAACTCGTGCACTTCGACATCCCTTGGAGCCTCATCCGCATCGAGCAGCGGAACGGCCGCATCGACCGGTACGGCCAGAGGCACGCACCCCGGATCACGACGCTGCTGCTCGACGTCGACGACGACGAGTTCTCCGGAGACGTCCGCGTGCTCACGAAGCTCCTCGAACGCGAGACCGAGGCACACACCGCGCTCGGCGACGTCGCATCGCTCATGGGTGAGTACAGCGCGGCCGCCGAGGAGTCCGCCATCCGCGACGTGCTCCTCCGCAAGCGCAGCTTCGACGACGCGGTCCCCACCGTCGAGGCAACGCTCGAGGAAGGCGACGACATCACCCGGCTGATGGCGGAACTCGCCGCCGAACAAGCCGACGAGAGCAACCGGGACCCGGCGCACAAAGCCGAGCACGAACCCACAACCCCAGGCCACCACGACAAGGCGGACATCGGGACCGGCCTGTTCTCGGACCTCGTCTCGTTCCTCGACACGGCGTTGGCCGAACGCTTCACCACCCCGACTGCCGACGCACGACACGGTGGCGTCGCGTGGTCGCGCACCAACGCGGTCGCGCAGCTCGAACCGACCGCCGACCTCCGCCAGCGCCTCGAGGTCCTCCCACAGACGTACCTCCGCGACCGGCGCGTCACGGAACGACTGCTCCTGGCGACCACACCGATCCAGGGCAAGGCGGAGGTCGTCAACGCGGTCAACGACAAGTCGAGCCCCTCGACCTGGCCGCACGCGCACTTCCTCGGCCCGCTGCACCCGGTGCTCGACTGGGCCGCGGACAGTGCGCTCTCCCGACTCGGCCGCAACCGCGTGTACGCCGTCCGCGGCGCCGTCGACCACCCCGTCGTCGTCGTGCATGCCACCCTGACGAACCGCGCCGGCCAGGTCGTCGCCGGGTCGTTCCTCACCGTCGACTTCCCCGACATTGCGGAGCACTCGTTCCACTTCACCCAGCCGCACGCCGACGCACGCTCCGCCCTGGCGCACGTCGGGTTCACCTCCGAGATCAAGACCAATGCGGGAGCGGTCGACGCCGCACCGCTGCAGCACCTCATCCCCGTGGCCGTCGAGGCCGCCCGCAACCAGGCGGTCCAGCAGATGGAGGCCACAGCAGACGACATACGCCGTCGCGTGCACGAGTGGGCAGCACGGATCGACGACTGGCAGGGCGCTGCCGCGGAACAGGCACAACTGCGCGGGCTCCGCGAGCACCGAGACCGTGTCGACGACGAATCGAAGCTCGTGGACCGCATGACACCGAACCAGCACTTCGTGCGCCCCCTGTTGGTCGTCGTCCCGCAGGACAGCCCGGCAGCCCCCGAACACCCTGGAAGCGAGCACTGA
- a CDS encoding ATP-binding cassette domain-containing protein, whose protein sequence is MPDVLTIEDLTVRLGRRLAVDHLSLTVQDRGHVIGLFGQNGAGKSTLIRSICGVVNRYRGRVRGPVGGVAYLPDAPFLYGHLRLDQCVALAQDLWTDFDPDLARAIFAELGLPDDLRIRRASKGMSEQIHLGLVLSRRCRLYVFDEPLAAVDPFTRDRLVGLIREYRSPGSTAVISTHLVAGLEELFDEAVVVHDGRLVLHDDVSAVAERGGLETRIKEVIAADALAR, encoded by the coding sequence TTGCCTGACGTACTCACCATCGAAGACCTCACCGTCCGGCTCGGTCGACGCCTCGCAGTCGACCACCTGTCGCTGACTGTCCAGGACCGTGGCCACGTCATCGGCTTGTTCGGCCAGAACGGCGCGGGCAAGAGCACCCTCATCCGTTCGATCTGCGGCGTCGTCAACCGCTACCGGGGCAGGGTCCGCGGCCCGGTCGGCGGCGTTGCGTACCTGCCGGACGCACCGTTCCTCTACGGCCACCTCCGTCTCGACCAGTGCGTCGCCCTCGCGCAGGACCTCTGGACCGACTTCGACCCGGATCTCGCCCGAGCGATCTTCGCGGAACTCGGCCTGCCCGATGACCTTCGGATCCGTCGAGCCTCGAAGGGCATGTCGGAACAGATCCACCTCGGACTCGTCCTCAGCCGGCGCTGCCGTCTCTACGTGTTCGATGAACCCCTCGCAGCCGTGGACCCGTTCACTCGCGACCGTCTGGTGGGTCTGATCAGGGAGTACCGGTCACCCGGCTCGACGGCAGTGATCTCGACGCACCTCGTTGCTGGCCTGGAGGAACTGTTCGACGAGGCGGTCGTCGTGCACGACGGCAGGCTCGTCCTGCACGACGACGTCAGTGCGGTCGCTGAGCGCGGCGGTCTCGAGACGCGCATCAAGGAGGTGATCGCGGCCGATGCTCTGGCTCGTTGA
- a CDS encoding radical SAM protein, translating to MAEPRWSVGINFDAKCNARCAHCCVSSSPDATANLDDELVDRIMDELLDDPNVREIGLTGGEPLLRRARAMSVIARITASGRVASCVTNGFWGVTSRAADRVLAQFEEAGLRRLTLSYDDFHSPYVKPQRIRNILDAARDRRVEVILNVCVSRSLDSRALLAELGESLHGIQVTQFPVVPAGEARSLPDDEFHRRPITRGMLHCPGNQVIFHNDGNIYPCCSPPIFDTRMTLGRADERSFREAVDAFERNALLGIMQREGFQWFIDAIRSVAPAAPAAQATEVVSACELCSLIFRDETSLALIRPQVDEYWAAIRAS from the coding sequence ATGGCTGAGCCACGCTGGAGCGTCGGCATCAACTTCGACGCGAAGTGCAACGCACGCTGCGCGCACTGCTGCGTCAGCAGCTCACCGGACGCCACCGCCAACCTCGACGACGAGCTCGTCGACCGGATTATGGACGAGCTCCTGGACGATCCGAACGTCCGCGAGATCGGTCTGACCGGCGGAGAGCCGCTCCTCCGTCGGGCGCGCGCGATGTCCGTCATCGCGAGGATCACCGCGAGCGGCCGTGTGGCCTCCTGCGTGACCAACGGATTCTGGGGCGTCACATCGCGCGCCGCCGACCGCGTGCTCGCACAGTTCGAGGAGGCCGGCCTGCGGCGACTCACGCTGAGCTACGACGACTTCCACTCGCCGTACGTCAAGCCGCAGCGCATCCGCAACATCCTTGATGCAGCTCGGGATCGACGCGTCGAGGTGATCCTCAACGTGTGCGTGAGCCGCTCCCTCGACTCGCGCGCACTCCTGGCGGAACTCGGCGAGAGCCTGCACGGGATCCAGGTCACGCAGTTCCCCGTCGTGCCCGCCGGTGAAGCACGATCGCTGCCTGACGACGAGTTCCACCGGCGGCCGATCACGCGTGGGATGCTGCACTGCCCCGGTAACCAGGTCATCTTCCACAACGACGGCAACATCTACCCCTGCTGCTCGCCGCCGATCTTCGACACGCGGATGACCCTCGGGAGAGCCGATGAGCGATCGTTCCGCGAAGCAGTCGACGCCTTCGAACGGAACGCACTCCTCGGGATCATGCAGCGGGAGGGCTTCCAGTGGTTCATCGATGCCATCCGGTCAGTTGCGCCGGCGGCACCGGCAGCGCAGGCAACCGAGGTCGTCTCCGCCTGTGAGCTCTGTTCGCTCATCTTCCGCGACGAGACGTCGTTGGCGCTCATCCGACCGCAGGTCGACGAGTACTGGGCAGCGATCCGTGCGTCCTGA
- a CDS encoding TM0106 family RecB-like putative nuclease: protein MQITTDRQVLLSPSDLSTWATCEWAFLRRLDAKLGRGGPVPDEHDDMLVRTARLGDQHELDYLSILKQARQVVEFERPAPRDYNTAAQKALDAFNIGADVLYQPTFHESPTPDRPGFIGFADFILRNDDGAYEVYDTKLARHAKISALLQLAAYAEQMHAHGIPTGEQVHLVLGDRTTTTHDLADIAPVYRTQRAELERVIAERIADTEELHWGDPRYSSCGRCTICQTQVQQHRDLVLVAGMRLDQRTKLIRQGVRTIDDLADRTAAVPGMSRSTQDRLVRQARLQTETEAEQQAGRANKTKPRFELHDPRALDAIPEPDPGDVFFDFEGDPLHTEDGVHWGLDYLFGLVDDRADFTAFWAHTIRDERQALIDFLAFVKERRAQHPGMHIYHYAAYERTHLLSLAARHGVGEDDVDDLLRAGVLVDLYPIVRKALVVGSHSYSIKKLEPLYMGEDLRLSDVTNAADSITAYVEAIEELRGGDPATGQRMLDQVADYNAYDCRSTLRLRDWLLSLRPPRTEESSEEPLLPPIPVEREPNPVYTALAAQIADVDPLDRDADQTALALAAAAIDYHRREAKTFWQDHFDRLRNPVDDWADTRDVLVVERASVERDWDTLPRARSQSREIRLSGTLAPGSRIRPGGTPHLVYDDPLPPSVTAPAPGSKGASARAVVLEAADNGDAFEVLVKESLPVGGGEPHHDFPVALAPAAPPRAKPQPEAIAEWGQEVLDALPSMLPDPALDLLRRVPPRGALAPVAGDDTVSAVVTTLLGLDRSYLAIQGPPGTGKTYVGSNVVARLVREHGWRVGVVGQSHATSENFLSSVVRAGVPADRVVKVPKSDATEDELEAAAWTPVKNNAAVSAFLSSCAETGTGGVVGGTAWTFANEGTIPRRSLDLLVVDEAGQFSLAPTIASSIAAERLLLLGDPQQLPQVSQGSHPEPVDQSALGWLADGEHVLPPEFGYFLAHTRRMEPALTASVSGLSYDGQLTSIVSGRHLDDLDPGVHPMPVVHSGNTTSSAEEAARVVELAQSLIGRRWVDADVSRTLTDEDVIVVAPYNAQGALIREALDRAGLRGTQVGTVDMFQGREAVVSITSLAASSAADIPRGLDFLLMPNRLNVALSRAQWAAYLVYSPALTTGLPPSINGLSLLSRFIELVEPRR from the coding sequence GTGCAGATCACCACCGACCGCCAGGTCCTGCTCAGTCCGAGCGACCTCAGCACGTGGGCGACCTGCGAGTGGGCCTTCCTCCGCCGCCTCGACGCCAAGCTCGGCCGCGGCGGCCCCGTGCCCGATGAGCACGACGACATGCTCGTGCGCACCGCCCGCCTAGGGGACCAGCACGAGCTCGACTACCTCTCGATCCTCAAGCAGGCCCGCCAGGTGGTCGAGTTCGAGCGACCCGCTCCGCGCGACTACAACACAGCAGCGCAAAAAGCGTTAGACGCCTTCAACATCGGTGCCGACGTCCTCTACCAGCCGACCTTCCACGAGTCGCCCACCCCCGACCGTCCGGGCTTCATCGGCTTCGCCGACTTCATCCTCCGCAACGACGACGGCGCCTACGAGGTCTACGACACCAAGCTCGCCCGCCACGCCAAGATCAGCGCCCTCCTGCAGCTCGCCGCCTACGCCGAACAGATGCATGCGCACGGCATCCCCACCGGCGAGCAGGTCCACCTCGTCCTCGGCGACCGGACGACGACCACGCACGACCTCGCCGACATTGCCCCGGTGTACCGCACGCAGCGCGCCGAGCTCGAACGGGTCATCGCCGAGCGCATCGCAGACACCGAGGAACTGCACTGGGGTGACCCCCGCTACTCCAGCTGCGGCCGCTGCACGATCTGCCAGACCCAGGTGCAGCAGCACCGCGACCTGGTCCTCGTCGCCGGCATGCGCCTCGACCAGCGCACGAAGCTGATCCGGCAGGGCGTGCGGACGATCGACGACCTGGCGGACCGCACCGCGGCCGTGCCCGGCATGTCGCGGTCGACGCAAGACAGGCTGGTGCGTCAGGCGCGCCTCCAGACCGAGACGGAAGCCGAGCAGCAAGCGGGCCGAGCCAACAAGACCAAGCCCCGCTTCGAACTCCACGACCCTCGCGCGCTCGACGCGATCCCCGAGCCGGACCCGGGCGACGTCTTCTTCGACTTCGAGGGCGACCCCCTGCACACCGAGGACGGCGTGCACTGGGGCCTCGACTACCTGTTCGGCCTGGTCGACGACCGCGCCGACTTCACCGCCTTCTGGGCGCACACCATCCGCGACGAGCGGCAGGCGCTGATCGACTTCCTCGCCTTCGTCAAGGAGCGTCGCGCGCAGCACCCGGGCATGCACATCTACCACTACGCCGCATACGAGCGCACGCACCTGCTGTCCCTCGCGGCCCGGCACGGCGTGGGGGAGGACGACGTCGACGACCTGCTCCGCGCCGGCGTCCTCGTCGACCTGTACCCGATCGTCCGCAAGGCCCTGGTGGTCGGCAGCCACAGCTACTCGATCAAGAAGCTCGAGCCGCTCTACATGGGCGAGGACCTCCGCCTGAGCGACGTCACGAACGCCGCCGACAGCATCACCGCGTACGTCGAGGCGATCGAGGAACTCCGGGGCGGCGACCCCGCCACGGGCCAGCGCATGCTCGACCAGGTCGCCGACTACAACGCCTACGACTGCCGCTCGACGCTGCGGCTCCGCGACTGGCTGCTGTCGCTCCGGCCCCCGCGGACCGAGGAGTCGAGCGAGGAGCCGCTCCTCCCGCCGATCCCCGTCGAGCGCGAGCCGAACCCCGTGTACACGGCCCTCGCCGCGCAGATCGCGGACGTCGACCCTCTCGACCGTGACGCCGACCAGACCGCCCTGGCGCTCGCCGCCGCCGCGATCGACTACCACCGCCGCGAGGCCAAGACCTTCTGGCAGGACCACTTCGACCGCCTCCGCAACCCCGTCGACGACTGGGCCGACACCCGCGACGTCCTCGTCGTCGAGCGTGCGTCCGTCGAGCGGGACTGGGACACACTGCCGCGTGCCCGCTCGCAATCTCGTGAGATCCGCCTGTCGGGGACGCTCGCGCCCGGTTCGCGGATCCGGCCGGGAGGCACGCCCCACCTCGTCTACGACGACCCACTCCCGCCGTCGGTCACCGCTCCGGCGCCGGGTTCAAAGGGCGCGTCGGCTCGCGCGGTCGTGCTGGAAGCGGCCGACAACGGCGACGCGTTCGAGGTCCTGGTCAAGGAGAGCCTGCCGGTCGGCGGCGGCGAGCCCCACCACGACTTCCCGGTCGCGCTCGCACCGGCCGCCCCGCCGCGGGCGAAGCCGCAGCCGGAGGCGATCGCCGAGTGGGGGCAGGAGGTCCTCGACGCCCTGCCGTCGATGCTGCCCGACCCGGCGCTCGACCTGCTGCGCCGGGTGCCGCCCCGTGGCGCGCTCGCGCCCGTCGCCGGCGACGACACGGTGTCCGCGGTCGTCACGACGCTGCTCGGGCTCGACCGGTCGTACCTGGCCATTCAAGGCCCTCCCGGCACGGGGAAGACCTACGTCGGGTCGAACGTCGTCGCGCGGCTCGTCCGCGAGCACGGCTGGCGCGTCGGGGTGGTCGGGCAGTCGCACGCAACGTCCGAGAACTTCCTGTCGTCGGTCGTCCGCGCCGGGGTGCCCGCCGACCGTGTGGTCAAGGTGCCGAAGTCCGACGCGACCGAGGACGAGCTCGAGGCCGCGGCATGGACCCCGGTGAAGAACAACGCCGCCGTCTCGGCCTTCCTGTCGTCGTGCGCCGAGACCGGTACCGGGGGAGTCGTCGGTGGGACGGCGTGGACGTTCGCGAACGAGGGCACGATCCCACGGCGCTCCCTCGACCTGCTCGTCGTCGACGAGGCCGGGCAGTTCTCGCTCGCGCCGACCATCGCGTCCTCGATCGCCGCGGAGCGCCTGCTGCTACTCGGCGACCCGCAGCAGCTGCCGCAGGTCTCCCAGGGCTCCCACCCCGAGCCGGTCGACCAGTCGGCGCTCGGCTGGTTGGCGGACGGCGAGCACGTGCTCCCGCCGGAGTTCGGCTACTTCCTCGCGCACACCCGGCGGATGGAGCCCGCGCTGACCGCCTCGGTCTCGGGCTTGTCGTACGACGGGCAGCTGACCTCGATCGTGAGTGGTCGGCACCTCGACGACCTCGACCCGGGCGTCCACCCTATGCCGGTCGTGCACAGCGGGAACACGACGTCGTCGGCGGAGGAGGCAGCGCGGGTCGTCGAGCTCGCGCAGAGCCTGATCGGCCGCCGGTGGGTCGACGCCGACGTGTCGCGGACGCTCACCGACGAGGACGTCATCGTCGTCGCGCCGTACAACGCGCAGGGCGCCCTGATCCGCGAGGCCCTCGACCGCGCCGGACTCCGTGGCACTCAGGTCGGCACGGTCGACATGTTCCAGGGGCGCGAGGCCGTGGTGTCGATCACGTCGCTCGCGGCCTCGAGCGCGGCGGACATCCCGCGCGGACTCGACTTCCTGCTCATGCCGAACCGGCTCAACGTGGCGCTGTCCCGGGCGCAGTGGGCGGCGTACCTCGTCTACTCGCCGGCACTCACCACGGGACTGCCCCCGTCGATCAACGGGCTGTCGCTGCTCTCCCGCTTCATCGAGCTGGTCGAGCCGCGTCGCTGA
- a CDS encoding nuclease-related domain-containing protein — translation MTDRTTMLGHDGPVEGAESRATAIGALAMTLRARRPGYGVMQECLRLQSEAPGRSRAQRFWGVDPVAPAARSWFKGALGERRVAAELDRLGPAFTVLHAVPVGTGSTDIDHLVVGPTGVFSINTKNHSGQRVFVGGGSFMVGGGKTSHIGAAQSEGRKATRLLSAAAGGSFPVQPLLVVAADRITFGKKRAPVVVLRPDQVREWILGQRRAYSDDAVRYLSMVAEERATWHTTAFAPDDTLRLEQRFDRLLREVEDARKRRRRAALAVVLAAVGLPVAGLFALGSVATALLGS, via the coding sequence GTGACGGATCGAACGACGATGCTCGGGCACGACGGACCCGTCGAAGGAGCGGAGTCCCGAGCGACCGCCATCGGCGCACTTGCGATGACCCTGCGCGCAAGGCGTCCCGGGTACGGGGTCATGCAGGAGTGCCTGCGGCTCCAGTCCGAGGCACCAGGACGATCGCGGGCGCAGCGGTTCTGGGGCGTCGATCCAGTCGCACCAGCGGCGCGGTCCTGGTTCAAGGGGGCCCTGGGTGAGCGCCGTGTCGCCGCCGAGCTCGACCGTCTGGGCCCGGCCTTCACCGTGTTGCACGCGGTGCCGGTCGGTACCGGCTCCACGGACATCGACCACCTGGTAGTCGGCCCCACCGGGGTGTTCTCGATCAACACGAAGAACCACAGCGGACAGCGGGTCTTCGTCGGTGGCGGTTCGTTCATGGTCGGCGGCGGGAAGACCTCGCACATCGGCGCCGCCCAGAGCGAAGGGCGGAAGGCCACCCGACTCCTCTCTGCGGCCGCGGGTGGATCGTTCCCCGTGCAGCCGCTGCTCGTCGTCGCGGCGGATCGGATCACGTTCGGCAAGAAGCGTGCTCCTGTCGTCGTGCTCCGGCCTGACCAGGTGCGCGAGTGGATCCTCGGGCAGCGTCGGGCGTACTCGGACGACGCCGTCCGGTACCTGTCGATGGTCGCCGAGGAACGAGCCACCTGGCACACGACCGCGTTCGCGCCCGACGACACCCTGCGGCTCGAGCAGCGCTTCGACCGGCTGCTCCGCGAGGTCGAGGACGCGCGCAAGCGACGGCGTCGGGCGGCGCTCGCGGTGGTCCTCGCGGCGGTCGGGCTGCCGGTCGCGGGGCTGTTCGCGCTGGGGAGCGTCGCGACTGCGCTGCTCGGTTCGTGA
- a CDS encoding SseB family protein, with amino-acid sequence MSSSDTSGSAFGPGAGKTESPAGALRRRMASSAQGFLGSAAWVPWKPAGDPEGGSIAHVMIRDLPFVPVFTDPAQLTEGVPGTEARPVRMAELVTAVPEEFGIVVDPTSAEDANFLHADVLAGIRAQMRGEIPTDDDDAEGSEPAQG; translated from the coding sequence ATGAGCAGCAGCGACACGAGCGGGTCGGCGTTCGGCCCGGGTGCCGGCAAGACCGAGTCGCCCGCCGGAGCCCTGCGGCGCCGCATGGCATCGTCGGCGCAGGGGTTCCTCGGCAGCGCCGCGTGGGTGCCGTGGAAGCCCGCGGGCGACCCCGAGGGCGGGAGCATCGCGCACGTGATGATCCGCGACCTGCCCTTCGTCCCGGTGTTCACCGACCCCGCGCAGCTCACCGAGGGCGTCCCCGGCACCGAGGCCCGCCCGGTCCGGATGGCCGAGCTCGTCACCGCCGTGCCCGAGGAGTTCGGCATCGTCGTCGATCCGACCAGCGCCGAGGACGCGAACTTCCTGCACGCCGACGTGCTCGCCGGGATACGGGCGCAGATGCGCGGCGAGATCCCCACCGACGACGACGACGCCGAGGGCTCGGAGCCCGCTCAGGGCTAG
- a CDS encoding ABC transporter substrate-binding protein — MPPLQLTRRSLLAGALGLGAATALSGCVANNGPQPSSAAPGSKADIGEVEGTLRFAFWGGSDGENSGFARAKAGFEKRHPKATIELQTLPYDGFFSGIDRGILSRTAPDVFRVDYTSIGKYTSHGVLLDMTPYLSASEAKGFLPALYDAVRFEGRTYGVPHQTDTSAIAFSRKALDEAGIGAVPDRLEDAWTWEEFSDVSTKLRKTLPDDKYPFAYDWTAAGAYRWASFLYQAGGSLLTEDLRHSAVDGDPARKAMAFTQRFFDEEWVPANNTIKTTVYSDNFFLNQTVAMTFIGDFLVPELADGANGYQGGEWATTYMPRDRAAASDLGGNAIVATRDTENPELAAAFLKFLVEEDQMRDFCQLANELPTLRTLADQTLDYAVRPDVMGVFTQQATTITETAVRETVVPGFASINTALQDQLELAFHGRGTEQAVRAIDAAVDRAVSA; from the coding sequence GTGCCACCACTGCAGTTGACCCGACGGTCGCTCCTCGCGGGCGCCCTCGGGCTCGGCGCGGCCACCGCCCTGAGCGGGTGCGTCGCGAACAACGGTCCGCAGCCGAGCTCGGCGGCGCCCGGGTCGAAGGCCGACATCGGCGAGGTCGAGGGGACGCTGCGCTTCGCGTTCTGGGGTGGCAGCGACGGCGAGAACAGCGGGTTCGCGCGCGCCAAGGCCGGCTTTGAGAAGCGGCACCCGAAGGCGACGATCGAGTTGCAGACCCTGCCGTACGACGGGTTCTTCTCGGGCATCGACCGGGGCATCCTGTCGCGCACGGCGCCCGACGTGTTCCGGGTCGACTACACGAGCATCGGGAAGTACACCTCGCACGGGGTGCTGCTCGACATGACGCCGTACCTCAGCGCGTCCGAGGCGAAGGGCTTCCTGCCGGCGCTGTACGACGCCGTGCGGTTCGAGGGACGGACGTACGGCGTGCCGCACCAGACCGACACGTCGGCGATCGCGTTCAGCCGGAAGGCCCTCGACGAGGCCGGTATCGGCGCCGTGCCCGACCGGCTGGAGGACGCGTGGACGTGGGAGGAGTTCTCCGACGTCAGCACGAAGCTCCGGAAGACCCTGCCCGACGACAAGTACCCGTTCGCCTACGACTGGACGGCCGCCGGTGCCTACCGTTGGGCGAGCTTCCTGTACCAGGCGGGCGGGTCGCTGCTCACGGAGGACCTGCGGCACTCCGCGGTCGACGGGGACCCGGCGCGCAAGGCGATGGCGTTCACGCAGCGGTTCTTCGACGAGGAGTGGGTGCCGGCGAACAACACCATCAAGACGACGGTCTACTCGGACAACTTCTTCCTCAACCAGACCGTGGCGATGACGTTCATCGGGGACTTCCTCGTGCCCGAGCTCGCCGACGGAGCGAACGGGTACCAGGGCGGCGAGTGGGCGACGACCTACATGCCGCGGGACCGGGCGGCGGCGTCCGACCTCGGCGGCAACGCGATCGTCGCGACGCGGGACACCGAGAACCCCGAGCTCGCGGCCGCGTTCCTCAAGTTCCTCGTGGAGGAGGACCAGATGCGCGACTTCTGCCAGCTCGCCAACGAGCTCCCGACGCTGCGGACCCTGGCGGACCAGACGCTCGACTACGCGGTCCGCCCGGACGTGATGGGCGTGTTCACGCAGCAGGCGACGACGATCACCGAGACGGCCGTGCGCGAGACCGTCGTGCCGGGCTTCGCGTCGATCAACACCGCGCTGCAGGACCAGCTCGAGCTCGCGTTCCACGGCCGGGGCACCGAGCAGGCGGTCCGGGCGATCGACGCGGCCGTCGACCGGGCGGTGTCCGCGTGA